Proteins encoded in a region of the Raphanus sativus cultivar WK10039 chromosome 8, ASM80110v3, whole genome shotgun sequence genome:
- the LOC108820882 gene encoding uncharacterized protein LOC108820882 isoform X3 has product MFIFFLQLTKMLTFPLCGCELSSESKTLAFAAPLVSISHTKRQIVLGRRDSVKVSAAKSGNFSLGSIFKSCDTCGAKGAIECPGCKVEIRRMGIFSRGGNVLIAKDSV; this is encoded by the exons atgtttatcttcttcttacAGCTTACAAAAATGTTGACATTCCCACTTTGTGGTTGCGAGTTATCTTCAGAATCCAAGACTCTAGCGTTTGCTGCTCCATTGGTTTCTATCTCGCATACCAAAAGACAGATTGTGCTGGGACGGCGCGATTCCGTCAAAGTTTCTGCAGCAAAATCCGGAAATTTCTCGCTTGGTTCG ATATTCAAAAGCTGTGACACTTGTGGAGCCAAAGGAGCAATTGAATGCCCCGGTTGCAAG GTAGAAATAAGAAGAATGGGAATATTTTCGAGAGGTGGAA ATGTTTTGATTGCCAAGGATTCGGTATGA
- the LOC108820882 gene encoding uncharacterized protein LOC108820882 isoform X1: MFIFFLQLTKMLTFPLCGCELSSESKTLAFAAPLVSISHTKRQIVLGRRDSVKVSAAKSGNFSLGSIFKSCDTCGAKGAIECPGCKVEIRRMGIFSRGGMEMCRCFDCQGFGMKSCPKCGKGGLTPEQRGER; this comes from the exons atgtttatcttcttcttacAGCTTACAAAAATGTTGACATTCCCACTTTGTGGTTGCGAGTTATCTTCAGAATCCAAGACTCTAGCGTTTGCTGCTCCATTGGTTTCTATCTCGCATACCAAAAGACAGATTGTGCTGGGACGGCGCGATTCCGTCAAAGTTTCTGCAGCAAAATCCGGAAATTTCTCGCTTGGTTCG ATATTCAAAAGCTGTGACACTTGTGGAGCCAAAGGAGCAATTGAATGCCCCGGTTGCAAG GTAGAAATAAGAAGAATGGGAATATTTTCGAGAGGTGGAA TGGAAATGTGTAGATGTTTTGATTGCCAAGGATTCGGTATGAAGAGCTGTCCTAAATGTGGGAAGGGAGGTTTGACGCCAGAACAGAGAGGGGAAAGATAG
- the LOC108820882 gene encoding uncharacterized protein LOC108820882 isoform X2 gives MFIFFLQLTKMLTFPLCGCELSSESKTLAFAAPLVSISHTKRQIVLGRRDSVKVSAAKSGNFSLGSIFKSCDTCGAKGAIECPGCKGTGRNKKNGNIFERWKCFDCQGFGMKSCPKCGKGGLTPEQRGER, from the exons atgtttatcttcttcttacAGCTTACAAAAATGTTGACATTCCCACTTTGTGGTTGCGAGTTATCTTCAGAATCCAAGACTCTAGCGTTTGCTGCTCCATTGGTTTCTATCTCGCATACCAAAAGACAGATTGTGCTGGGACGGCGCGATTCCGTCAAAGTTTCTGCAGCAAAATCCGGAAATTTCTCGCTTGGTTCG ATATTCAAAAGCTGTGACACTTGTGGAGCCAAAGGAGCAATTGAATGCCCCGGTTGCAAG GGAACAGGTAGAAATAAGAAGAATGGGAATATTTTCGAGAGGTGGAA ATGTTTTGATTGCCAAGGATTCGGTATGAAGAGCTGTCCTAAATGTGGGAAGGGAGGTTTGACGCCAGAACAGAGAGGGGAAAGATAG
- the LOC108820882 gene encoding uncharacterized protein LOC108820882 isoform X4, whose protein sequence is MFIFFLQLTKMLTFPLCGCELSSESKTLAFAAPLVSISHTKRQIVLGRRDSVKVSAAKSGNFSLGSIFKSCDTCGAKGAIECPGCKGTGRNKKNGNIFERWNGNV, encoded by the exons atgtttatcttcttcttacAGCTTACAAAAATGTTGACATTCCCACTTTGTGGTTGCGAGTTATCTTCAGAATCCAAGACTCTAGCGTTTGCTGCTCCATTGGTTTCTATCTCGCATACCAAAAGACAGATTGTGCTGGGACGGCGCGATTCCGTCAAAGTTTCTGCAGCAAAATCCGGAAATTTCTCGCTTGGTTCG ATATTCAAAAGCTGTGACACTTGTGGAGCCAAAGGAGCAATTGAATGCCCCGGTTGCAAG GGAACAGGTAGAAATAAGAAGAATGGGAATATTTTCGAGAGGTGGAA TGGAAATGTGTAG
- the LOC108833168 gene encoding uncharacterized protein LOC108833168 produces the protein MSASSDSDGVDRIVDETVDESVDECVDESFDEIFEGIYTDVVEGQEEQQRKHAYIERNREAGHNRLWNDYFSENPTYDASLFRRRFRMNKDLFLRIVHALSENIPFFRHRRDATGRFGLSPLQKCTAAIRLLAYGSAADAVDEYLRLGESTSISCLHHFTDGIIQVFGDEFLRRPTPEDLQRLLDIGEKRGFPGMVGSIDCMHWEWKNCPTSWKGLYARGSNKPTIVLEAVASQDLWIWHAFFGPPGTLNDINVLDRSPVFHDIFEGRAPRLKYVVNGHQYKLAYYLTDGIYPKWSTFIQSISSPQGPKAELFAEHQESARKDVERAFGVLQSRFAIVKNPALTWEKEKIGKIM, from the coding sequence ATGTCAGCATCATCGGACTCTGATGGCGTCGATCGAATAGTAGACGAAACTGTAGACGAATCTGTAGACGAATGTGTAGACGAATCTTTTGATGAAATCTTCGAAGGTATATATACCGACGTAGTGGAGGGCCAAGAAGAACAGCAAAGGAAACATGCTTATATTGAACGAAACCGCGAAGCCGGACACAACCGTTTATGGAATGACTACTTCAGCGAAAATCCGACTTATGACGCATCCTTATTCAGACGCCGTTTCCGTATGAACAAGGATTTATTCTTGCGTATTGTCCATGCTCTCTCAGAGAACATTCCATTCTTTCGACACAGAAGAGACGCTACCGGGAGGTTTGGCCTTTCTCCACTGCAAAAATGTACGGCTGCAATTCGTCTCCTTGCTTATGGTTCTGCAGCAGACGCGGTTGACgaatatctccgacttggtgagaGCACATCAATTTCGTGTTTACATCATTTCACGGACGGGATAATACAGGTGTTTGGAGATGAGTTTCTACGAAGACCGACACCAGAAGATCTTCAACGACTACTAGATATTGGAGAGAAACGCGGGTTTCCTGGGATGGTAGGGAGCATTGATTGTATGCACTGGGAGTGGAAAAATTGCCCAACCTCTTGGAAAGGACTGTACGCCCGTGGATCAAACAAACCGACAATTGTCTTAGAGGCTGTAGCTTCACAagatctttggatatggcacgctTTTTTTGGTCCTCCAGGTACTTTAAACGATATTAATGTCCTGGATCGGTCTCCTGTTTTTCATGACATTTTTGAAGGTCGAGCTCCCAGATTAAAGTACGTGGTCAACGGACACCAGTATAAGTTGGCGTACTACCTCACAGACGGTATCTATCCAAAATGGTCCACATTTATCCAATCGATCTCATCCCCTCAAGGTCCTAAAGCAGAGTTATTTGCTGAACATCAAGAATCAGCCCGGAAAGATGTGGAGCGGGCTTTTGGAGTTTTGCAATCTCGATTTGCGATTGTGAAAAACCCGGCTCTTACATGGGAGAAAGAAAAGATAGGGAAGATTATGTGA
- the LOC108836812 gene encoding glutathione S-transferase T3-like: MANIGGYVNLLKSQTSVDLESPEQLWFGAEGPDEPCEPSEPSVKERRKWSPKEDKILIGAWLNTSKDPIISNEQKAGAFWKRIVEYYNASPLLVGSTPRELGQCKQRWSRINGDVCKFVGCFETALRQQRSGQNDDDVMKAAHDIFFNDQGTKFILDHCWRELRYDQKWCTNFVPKDGVKAKRKQVAEGEPGEAEVREPEARPMGVKAAKAAKAAVKVEVTDGQVTGYQVTGYQVTGYQVTGVGSVVA, encoded by the exons ATGGCTAACATTGGTGGTTATGTTAACCTACTAAAGAGTCAAACGTCAGTTGACCTTGAATCACCGGAACAACTTTGGTTCGGTGCCGAAGGTCCTGATGAGCCTTGCGAGCCTAGTGAGCCTAGTGTGAAGGAGAGGAGGAAATGGTCTCCCAAAGAGGATAAAATCCTCATCGGCGCTTGGCTTAACACAAGCAAAGACCCTATCATCAGCAACGAGCAGAAAGCCGGTGCGTTCTGGAAGAGGATTGTAGAGTACTACAATGCAAGCCCTCTTCTCGTTGGGAGTACACCTAGGGAGCTTGGTCAGTGCAAGCAGAGGTGGTCTAGGATTAATGGGGATGTCTGCAAATTTGTAGGATGCTTTGAAACGGCTCTGAGGCAGCAGAGAAGTGGTCAAAACGACGATGATGTGATGAAAGCAGCCCATGACATATTCTTCAACGATCAGGGAACCAAATTCATCCTGGATCACTGCTGGAGAGAGCTAAGGTATGACCAGAAATGGTGCACCAACTTTGTGCCTAAAGACGGTGTGAAGGCAAAGCGCAAACAAGTTGCGGAGGGTGAACCTGGAGAAGCGGAAGTGCGAGAACCTGAAGCTAGACCAATGGGTGTGAAGGCTGCTAAGGCTGCTAAAGCTGCTG TTAAG GTTGAAGTCACGGATGGTCAAGTCACGGGTTATCAAGTCACGGGTTATCAAGTCACGGGTTATCAAGTCACGGGTGTAGGAAGTGTTGTTGCTTAG
- the LOC108836813 gene encoding uncharacterized protein LOC108836813, with the protein MFVITCYYYLLVSRLFLLTIFIFVSGLRIMGQDYSYSQPSSSEVDMDSLLLEEAELYADEAQSSYNAEPVQYEPDPEADEGIPTRCYCGGEPVVGTSTNSKHPYRRYYTCPNVDDGDCHIWKWWDVAVVEELRDFQREFRQLTEQVSESERKLVKLEESVAELSKKKPVASNGLEVVACLLVSLIVIICLVVFVLPGGGSNGSNESV; encoded by the exons ATGTTTGTTATtacttgttattattatttgctCGTTTCTCGTTTGTTCTTactaactatatttatttttgtttcaggtTTACGAATCATGGGACAAGATTATAGTTACAGTCAGCCCTCTTCATCAGAGGTTGACATGGACTCTCTTCTTCTAGAGGAAGCAGAGTTGTACGCGGATGAAGCTCAGAGTAGCTACAACGCAGAGCCGGTTCAGTATGAACCTGACCCCGAAGCTGATGAAGGAATCCCCACGAGATGTTACTGTGGTGGTGAGCCGGTGGTGGGAACATCCACCAATTCTAAGCATCCATACAGGAGGTACTACACGTGCCCCAACGTTGATGATGGCGACTGCCACATCTGGAAGTGGTGGGATGTGGCCGTGGTGGAAGAGTTGCGGGACTTTCAGAGAGAGTTTAGGCAGTTAACTGAGCAAGTCAGTGAGAGTGAGCGGAAGCTGGTGAAGCTAGAGGAGTCAGTGGCTGAGTTATCTAAGAAGAAACCAGTGGCTTCAAATGGCTTAGAAGTGGTTGCTTGTCTACTGGTCAGTCTAATAGTGATAATATGTTTGGTTGTCTTCGTTCTGCCTG GAGGAGGTTCAAACGGTTCAAACGAGAGTGTATGA
- the LOC108836253 gene encoding ras-related protein RABG3b: MSMRRRSLLKVIVLGDSGVGKTSLMNQYVNNKFSQQYKATIGADFVTKELQIDDRLVTLQIWDTAGQERFQSLGVAFYRGADCCVLVYDVNYLKSFDSLDNWHEEFLKQASPRDPTAFPFILLGNKIDIDGGNSRVVSEKKAREWCAQKGNICYYETSAKEDYNVDESFLCITKLALANERDQDIYFQGIPESGSEPEQRGGCAC, from the exons ATGTCGATGCGAAGAAGAAGTTTGCTTAAGGTTATTGTCCTTGGAGACAGCGg GGTTGGCAAAACATCGTTGATGAATCA atatgtaaataataagTTTAGTCAACAGTACAAAGCCACGATTGGAGCTGATTTTGTCACCAAGGAGCTTCAAATCGATGACAGGCTCGTCACACTCCAA ATTTGGGACACTGCTGGGCAAGAGAGGTTCCAGAGTCTTGGTGTTGCTTTCTATAGAGGTGCAGATTGTTGTGTGCTTGTTTATGATGTTAACTACCTCAAGTCATTTGATTCTCTGGACAATTGGCACGAGGAGTTTCTTAAGCAG GCTAGCCCACGGGATCCAACCGCGTTCCCGTTCATATTGCTTGGTAACAAGATTGATATTGATGGAGGAAACAGTCGAGTG GTATCAGAGAAGAAAGCTAGAGAATGGTGTGCTCAAAAGGGAAACATATGCTATTACGAGACATCTGCTAAAGAAGATTACAACGTAGATGAATCGTTCTTGTGCATCACAAAACTTGCCCTTGCCAATGAGCGCGACCAAGATAT ATATTTTCAGGGGATTCCAGAGTCTGGTTCAGAGCCTGAGCAAAGAGGAGGATGTGCTTGCTGA